The following coding sequences are from one Oryzisolibacter sp. LB2S window:
- a CDS encoding FemAB family XrtA/PEP-CTERM system-associated protein: MNALVIRQLDRHKAGDVARWEAFVQSCPHATFFHRAGWQEIIEDVFRHDTYYLYAEEQGQIRGVLPLGHVNSLLFGNALTGLPFAVYGGVAAMDEDAASALEQHAQDLAQRLGVAHLELRNVQRRHADWPLQDLYVTFRKSIAPTEEENMQAIPRKQRAMVRKGIKNGLTSHIDETVERFFALYADNVHRHGTPAMPKAYFKALCRVFGPDCEVLTVCAADGQPVSSVLSFYFRDEVLPYYAGDAEAARDLAANDFKYWELMRRACARGLKVFDYGRSKQNTGSYSFKKNWGFEPTPLHYEYRLYKTDAVPQNNPANAKYRLLIATWRRMPIQLANWLGPKIVRNLG; encoded by the coding sequence ATGAATGCACTCGTAATCCGTCAGCTCGACCGCCACAAGGCCGGCGACGTGGCGCGCTGGGAGGCCTTTGTCCAGTCGTGCCCACATGCCACGTTTTTCCATCGTGCGGGCTGGCAGGAAATCATCGAAGACGTCTTCCGACACGACACGTATTACCTCTACGCGGAGGAGCAGGGGCAGATTCGCGGCGTGTTGCCGCTCGGGCATGTCAACAGCCTGCTGTTTGGCAACGCGTTGACGGGTTTGCCGTTTGCGGTCTATGGAGGCGTGGCCGCCATGGATGAGGATGCCGCCAGCGCCCTGGAGCAGCACGCGCAGGACCTTGCGCAGCGCCTGGGCGTGGCGCATCTGGAGCTGCGCAACGTGCAGAGGCGTCATGCTGACTGGCCCTTGCAGGATCTGTATGTGACCTTCCGCAAGTCCATTGCGCCCACAGAGGAAGAAAACATGCAGGCCATTCCGCGCAAACAGCGCGCCATGGTCCGCAAGGGCATCAAGAATGGCCTGACGTCCCACATCGATGAAACGGTCGAACGGTTCTTTGCGCTCTATGCCGACAACGTTCACCGTCATGGCACGCCCGCAATGCCCAAGGCCTACTTCAAGGCGCTGTGCCGGGTTTTCGGGCCGGACTGCGAGGTGCTCACGGTGTGCGCGGCCGATGGCCAGCCGGTCAGCAGCGTGCTGAGCTTTTATTTCCGCGATGAGGTGCTGCCGTACTACGCCGGCGATGCCGAGGCTGCGCGCGACCTGGCGGCCAACGACTTCAAGTATTGGGAGCTGATGCGCCGGGCCTGCGCACGTGGCCTGAAGGTGTTTGACTATGGCCGCAGCAAGCAGAACACCGGGTCATATTCGTTCAAGAAGAATTGGGGGTTCGAGCCCACGCCCCTGCACTATGAATACCGGCTCTACAAGACCGATGCCGTGCCGCAGAACAACCCGGCCAACGCCAAGTACCGCCTGCTGATCGCCACCTGGCGGCGCATGCCGATTCAGCTCGCCAATTGGCTGGGCCCCAAGATCGTGCGAAACCTGGGATGA
- a CDS encoding XrtA system polysaccharide deacetylase: MNMSITPVIRNALTIDVEDYFQVSAFAPYIERDKWDASECRVERNVDRILAMLDDNGVHATFFTLGWVAQRYPALVRRIVDGGHELASHGYGHERVTDLSESEFFDDISRAKNLLEDIGGARVQGYRAPSFSIGSGNLWALDSLQRAGYRYSSSIYPIQHDHYGMPNAPRFAHQIREGLVEVPPTTLRLFNRNLPSSGGGYFRLFPYSLSRWMLRQVHMRDRSPAVFYFHPWEIDVDQPRVPGVGLKARFRHYVNIGRMEQRLQYLLRDFSWGRMDQIFLPQQTQKVSIK; encoded by the coding sequence ATGAATATGTCGATCACTCCCGTCATCAGGAATGCGCTGACCATCGATGTGGAAGATTATTTCCAGGTATCGGCGTTCGCTCCTTACATCGAGCGCGACAAGTGGGATGCGAGTGAATGCAGGGTGGAGAGGAATGTCGATCGCATACTCGCCATGTTGGATGACAACGGGGTGCATGCGACGTTTTTCACCCTTGGATGGGTGGCGCAGCGGTATCCGGCGCTGGTGCGTCGCATAGTCGATGGTGGCCATGAGTTGGCCAGCCATGGTTATGGCCATGAACGAGTCACCGACCTGTCCGAGTCGGAGTTCTTCGACGATATTTCTCGAGCCAAGAATTTGCTCGAGGACATCGGAGGTGCGAGGGTGCAGGGGTATAGGGCACCGAGTTTCTCGATAGGGTCCGGTAACCTGTGGGCGTTGGACAGCCTTCAGCGTGCGGGCTATCGTTACAGTTCAAGCATCTACCCGATACAGCATGACCACTATGGCATGCCGAATGCCCCTCGGTTTGCGCATCAAATCCGTGAAGGCCTGGTGGAGGTTCCGCCCACCACATTGAGGTTGTTCAATCGCAATCTACCATCGAGTGGTGGTGGGTATTTCCGTCTGTTTCCGTATTCGCTGTCGCGCTGGATGTTGCGCCAGGTTCACATGCGGGATAGGTCGCCTGCGGTGTTTTATTTTCACCCCTGGGAAATTGATGTCGACCAGCCACGTGTTCCAGGCGTGGGTCTCAAGGCACGATTTCGGCACTACGTGAATATCGGACGCATGGAGCAGCGCCTTCAGTACCTGTTGCGGGATTTCAGCTGGGGGCGCATGGACCAGATTTTCCTGCCGCAGCAGACGCAAAAGGTTTCCATTAAGTAA
- a CDS encoding XrtA/PEP-CTERM system-associated ATPase, which produces MYEAFYGLTGKPFQLNPDPSFYFSSKQHQRARAYLEYGVMCREGFIVITGEVGAGKTTIVRGLLDSLDPDTVVAANLVSTQLGAEDTLRLVGAAFGVHVQGIPKGDLLMALEAFFVTQTLQGKRCLLIVDEAQNLQPQAVEELRMLSNFQNGQDALLQTFLVGQPEFREILQSPSMLQLRQRVIATCHLGPLDADETREYIFHRLKCTGSEGHPTFDSEVFDSIYRFTAGIPRRINTLMDRVLLQGFLAEKTHIDAALVGEIIQEVQAEMRPPPKMLSWESALEESAASCPADVVHNEGEAGVLELDADLADNISNHIMSMTAEQLAAHLLRIERSVLRQERVSLEILMNLQKLVAGSRKTQTDETAG; this is translated from the coding sequence ATGTATGAAGCCTTTTATGGATTGACTGGAAAGCCCTTTCAACTCAATCCAGACCCCAGTTTTTATTTCAGCAGCAAGCAGCACCAGCGCGCCCGTGCATACCTCGAGTATGGGGTCATGTGCCGTGAAGGTTTTATCGTAATTACTGGCGAGGTGGGAGCCGGTAAAACCACGATCGTGCGTGGCCTGTTGGACAGTCTGGATCCAGACACCGTGGTGGCCGCGAACCTCGTCAGCACCCAGCTGGGCGCGGAAGATACGTTGCGCCTGGTCGGTGCTGCGTTTGGCGTGCATGTTCAGGGGATTCCCAAGGGTGACCTGCTGATGGCCCTGGAGGCGTTTTTTGTAACCCAGACGCTACAGGGCAAACGCTGTCTCTTGATCGTGGACGAGGCTCAGAATCTTCAACCCCAAGCGGTTGAGGAGCTGCGCATGTTGTCCAACTTTCAGAATGGTCAGGACGCATTGCTGCAGACGTTTCTCGTGGGGCAGCCTGAGTTTCGTGAGATTTTGCAGAGCCCGAGCATGTTGCAATTGCGCCAGCGTGTCATTGCGACATGTCATCTGGGTCCCCTGGACGCCGATGAGACCCGTGAATATATTTTTCACAGATTGAAATGTACCGGATCGGAGGGCCATCCGACGTTCGATTCAGAGGTTTTTGACAGCATTTATCGGTTTACTGCTGGCATTCCCCGGCGAATCAATACCTTGATGGATCGCGTTCTTTTGCAGGGGTTTCTTGCCGAGAAGACGCATATCGATGCTGCATTGGTTGGTGAGATCATTCAGGAGGTCCAGGCCGAAATGCGTCCGCCTCCAAAAATGCTCTCCTGGGAGTCTGCACTGGAGGAGTCGGCTGCGTCTTGCCCGGCCGATGTTGTGCACAATGAGGGAGAGGCTGGTGTGCTGGAGTTGGACGCCGATCTGGCGGACAACATATCGAACCACATCATGAGCATGACGGCCGAGCAGTTGGCGGCGCATCTACTGCGTATTGAGCGCAGCGTGCTGCGCCAGGAGCGTGTCAGTCTCGAAATTCTCATGAATCTTCAGAAACTCGTGGCTGGCAGTCGGAAAACGCAGACGGACGAGACGGCGGGGTGA
- a CDS encoding XrtA-associated tyrosine autokinase, with translation MTSSIEKAAQRLEQLRKAGAVLPGDKVASTGVAASEAPVLSRGTPAPHAGVDSHTALAEHGRSKSVQLDLTALTANGFVTPNAPRSATTDQYRVIKRPLLDNATGKGASLVANGNLIMVTSALPGEGKSFTAINLAMSLAMELDHTVMLVDADVTRPTVMTKLGLPQAAGLLDVLRGDKTELADVLLRTNIDKLTLLPAGLAHERATELLASDAMTSLLQEMSKRYSDRIIIFDSPPLLLTTEARVLASHMGQVVIVVQAGQTLQSDVEHALSTIESCPIKLMVLNQVRSHGLGGYGYGYGYGYGYGHERNAGERGAASAMA, from the coding sequence ATGACAAGTTCCATTGAAAAGGCAGCCCAGAGGCTGGAACAACTGCGCAAGGCTGGTGCCGTGCTGCCCGGCGACAAGGTCGCGTCTACCGGCGTTGCCGCGTCTGAGGCACCCGTGCTTTCGCGGGGGACCCCTGCGCCCCACGCCGGGGTGGATTCGCACACCGCCTTGGCCGAGCATGGTCGCTCGAAATCGGTGCAATTGGATCTGACGGCGTTGACTGCCAATGGCTTTGTCACGCCCAATGCCCCGCGCTCTGCGACGACAGACCAATATCGTGTCATCAAGCGCCCATTGCTGGACAACGCAACCGGCAAGGGCGCGAGTCTGGTAGCCAATGGCAATCTGATCATGGTTACCAGTGCTCTGCCAGGCGAGGGCAAGAGCTTTACCGCCATCAATCTGGCCATGAGTCTGGCGATGGAGCTCGACCACACCGTGATGCTGGTGGACGCGGATGTCACGCGGCCCACGGTCATGACGAAGCTCGGCCTTCCACAGGCGGCGGGCTTGCTGGACGTGCTCCGTGGGGACAAGACGGAACTGGCAGATGTGCTTTTGCGCACCAACATCGACAAACTGACGCTGCTGCCGGCGGGTTTGGCTCATGAGCGCGCCACGGAGTTGCTGGCCAGCGACGCCATGACCAGCCTGCTTCAGGAGATGAGCAAGCGCTACAGCGATCGAATCATCATTTTTGATTCGCCGCCCTTGCTGCTCACGACGGAGGCCCGTGTCCTGGCCAGTCACATGGGACAGGTCGTAATCGTCGTGCAGGCAGGGCAAACCCTTCAGTCCGATGTGGAGCACGCGCTGTCCACGATCGAGTCCTGTCCCATCAAACTCATGGTTCTCAACCAGGTTCGTAGTCACGGCTTGGGAGGCTATGGGTATGGATACGGGTATGGCTACGGGTATGGCCACGAGCGAAACGCGGGAGAGCGTGGCGCTGCTTCTGCGATGGCGTGA
- a CDS encoding TIGR03016 family PEP-CTERM system-associated outer membrane protein, giving the protein MAMPTLFSASVFAQVPEMGGAQSAGHADGASPQGTSTGAAGSSPAQGGAPTGAPEHKGRWFEPRITIQHTVTSNGPLTSGGGSDQVTEVMPGFSVIRDSARVKGFADYTLHGTHYARGTSSDKVWHNLNARGTVEAIDNHLYIDIDGMLGLQPVSAFGPTGTSLANSNMAKTSSFRVSPYIRGEFVNGVDYEVRYGLQEFRSDTASNSNVTINDWRLHLGKVPRGQLFGWGLDATQEDADYSNGRNIDTTALRGRLTYLPVATLSVTGIVGVESTNQLSPEKKSHRITGFAIDWRPSERSRLFVERQSRYFGESHNASLEYRTARTVWRYTDQKDVMSGLGVQSASMGSLFDLLDGFYAGLEPNPILRMRIIQAELARLGLPPDTKIFQDFLSSSSRLQRSQNLSLALLGRRSTLTLAALRSDTRQMDGSLSLGDDFQNNQRIRQRGWSAIIGHRLTPNTTVNAMVSGTRSIGSTLGWEMKTRMFQLGMNTLVAPRTSLGLQLRRVLSDGNVSNYDESAVMAFITHRF; this is encoded by the coding sequence ATGGCGATGCCCACGCTGTTTTCGGCGTCTGTGTTCGCGCAGGTACCCGAGATGGGCGGTGCTCAGTCGGCGGGCCATGCTGATGGTGCGTCGCCTCAGGGGACGTCCACCGGTGCAGCTGGATCGAGCCCCGCTCAAGGGGGGGCACCCACTGGCGCGCCTGAGCACAAGGGGCGATGGTTTGAACCTCGCATTACCATCCAACACACCGTCACCAGCAATGGGCCGCTTACCAGCGGCGGCGGCAGTGACCAGGTGACGGAGGTGATGCCCGGGTTCAGCGTGATCCGTGACTCCGCTCGTGTCAAAGGTTTTGCTGATTACACGCTTCATGGTACCCACTATGCACGCGGAACAAGCTCCGACAAGGTGTGGCACAACCTCAATGCCAGGGGGACGGTTGAGGCGATTGACAATCACCTGTATATCGACATCGATGGCATGCTGGGTCTGCAGCCAGTATCAGCGTTCGGTCCGACTGGCACCTCGTTGGCAAATTCGAATATGGCGAAAACGTCCAGTTTTCGTGTGTCGCCATACATCAGGGGCGAATTTGTCAATGGTGTCGACTATGAGGTTCGATACGGCCTGCAGGAATTTCGATCCGATACGGCGAGCAATTCCAATGTCACAATCAACGATTGGCGGCTTCATTTGGGAAAGGTACCCCGCGGCCAGTTGTTTGGTTGGGGGTTGGATGCCACTCAGGAGGATGCAGACTACTCGAATGGTCGAAACATAGATACTACAGCCCTGCGTGGTCGTCTGACCTATCTCCCCGTCGCCACGTTGAGCGTTACGGGTATAGTGGGCGTGGAATCTACCAATCAACTATCTCCAGAAAAAAAATCACACAGGATCACTGGTTTTGCCATCGATTGGCGGCCGTCTGAGCGGAGTCGACTGTTTGTCGAGCGGCAAAGCAGGTACTTCGGTGAGTCTCACAATGCGAGCTTGGAGTACAGAACTGCGCGCACCGTTTGGCGCTACACCGATCAGAAGGACGTCATGAGTGGGTTGGGCGTCCAGTCCGCATCAATGGGTTCACTCTTTGATTTGCTTGATGGTTTTTACGCGGGTCTGGAGCCTAATCCGATTCTGCGCATGCGAATTATTCAGGCAGAACTGGCGAGGCTGGGCTTGCCTCCCGATACCAAAATATTCCAGGACTTTCTGTCCTCTTCCAGTCGATTGCAGCGATCGCAGAATTTGTCGCTTGCCTTGTTGGGGCGTCGCAGTACCTTGACATTGGCGGCTCTGCGCTCTGATACAAGGCAGATGGATGGCTCATTGAGCCTTGGTGATGATTTTCAGAACAATCAGAGAATTCGCCAGCGAGGTTGGAGTGCAATCATCGGCCATCGCCTCACGCCCAATACAACTGTGAATGCCATGGTAAGCGGAACGCGAAGCATAGGCAGCACCCTTGGCTGGGAGATGAAGACGCGCATGTTTCAACTTGGGATGAATACATTGGTTGCTCCGCGGACAAGCCTGGGGTTGCAACTGCGCCGCGTGTTGTCCGACGGAAATGTCAGTAATTATGATGAGTCGGCAGTCATGGCCTTCATCACACATCGGTTCTGA